Genomic segment of Gouania willdenowi chromosome 17, fGouWil2.1, whole genome shotgun sequence:
attattttatcatctccctcaaaccttgtgattttatttatttgtaaaaccaaagaactcaaaacaggtctgcagtgtaacctTTTTGCACaagttttgtttgcttttaaaatgtgaaaaatgaaagactaaaggaagtgatagaatttagtattttgaagagcaatgttctaaacttttcatttatatttgagataactaccaactacctcatgtgcagttaaaacaagtTTATATTGTTTCATGGGGATTGTTCAAtgctttacaataaaataagatgggaacattcaaggtgtatgaTGTCATACACGTCATATACTTCTCATCAGAAATGCAGCAGTTAATTCTGTATCATGATATTTGTTTAACCCTTTATCTTTTATGTAGTGATCACTATTGTAGCGACCCTTTTTGCCCCATTGCTGACATTTCTAATTAGTTTCGGTGCGTGTTGAGACCTACAATGTACAGTGGTTTGGTGGCTCCATCATGTTGTGAGATGTTTCTGATCATCTTCATGAGAAGGCAGTCTTTCATTTTCAGAGCTCTCTTCATCAGCATTTTCAGTCCATTTCCTgtcagtgaaaaaaaacagacacagcattaaaaacaagaagatatagtcatcaacatcccccgccagattggttgtcattataactcacaaccttttcctaaatgtcctaaatcttaAGATGCGGTCACAAAAAACACGACTGAAGcgattagattacattcaaattaaTGAAAGTGACACGACCTCAACCGacgtgacttgcgtgatttgagcgacGAGGTCAAGTGTGTCCTcgtcgctctaagttgaactTTTTAACCGAATTCAAGCGACAACTctcccgtccttcactgtctgcagagccgaggcagcagcccctccctgctCCTTCCTGCTACATTGAGATGGCTGCTGCGTGCAGAGTGCTGAACTACATTTCTTCAATTCCTCGGGGGGAAATTAAAgcagttaacttcttgaataagcctacattctgagtgaactcatcctttagtaactccataAAGTTGATAACTTAAACCGCAAAAGAGGAGCTGTCTATGATAGGTGCTGTAAACATACTAaagaccaaaaagcaccacgaTGTTCAAGTGACTCAACAGGTGCGATTAAAGTGACTACagtcgcatttggtgtgaacgcaccttaagaacttagatgtatacatacaaaaatattatcacatcagaatataaaattactaactatcttaaatggtttctaagaaaagctgtcccctttgaagatacctcaaacagagtaaaaaaacggCACAAAGGCAATAATTCCgcaaaaaacattttgtgcacttctcattttcgaattccatcaaggtattgataccctgaagccacacaccgaattttgttattgtatcttaaatggtttctaagaaCAGCTGTCCCCACTTGGATGGACGGACATACAGACggatggagctcaaacctacaTCCCGCTTCAAACTTTGAGGCGGGGGAAAATGAACCAGAGAACCTCTTTTTGTAAGGATCTCTGACAGCATTATACCTTCACACATTAGCTGGGCGTTTTTCTTGTTTGCAGCGAGGTTGATGAGGATGGAGATGAGCTCGGCTTCAGTTTCCTGCTCGCTGTGCTCGTACAGCGATTGCATGAGCTGCAAGAAGAAGGATTCAGGATTTAGGAGAATCAGTGTGGGTGAGTGTATGATTCACCTCTCCTGGCGCTACAGTACCTGAGGTATGCAGTCAGTGTAAACAAACATGCCCTTGAAGCGGTCGTCGATGCTGATGTGATACAAAATGCGTAACGCTACCTGGCGGTTATTCTCATCACCTGACAgacaaaggaagaaaaaattattaaaaaaaaagatctgtgCAGTACGAGGTtcaagtcgtaatattttgataataaagttgtaattttatgagaataaacattaaatagcaactttattctcaaaatattccaaATTTGATCTCGGAATATTGCAACTTTATTCTAATAAATTCGAACTCTAATTTCAAAATAGTACAACTTCAATCttataaaattatgactttattctcagaattactcgtagtgctcagatttatttttattttattgtggccCTAATAAGTTGTagtaaaaaacaaagcagagaaaggaagaatttttaaatatataaaacagtaaAAGTTGAGAACATcaataataaaagatttaacaAAGCAAATAattcaaagaataaaaatataaaattataagCATGAAAATTAGAAAGCAATACATCATATCCAGAATGAATAAATAGGTGTTTAGCTTGCATTTACTTTTTAGTTTTGCTCTTTGGAACAGTTAAAAGAGCAATACCAGAGGATCTGGGTTCATTAACTAAAACCATTTGTGATAGGTAGTCTGGGGCGATGCAGCACAGTGCTTTataaactgattaaaaatgttcaaaatcaaTGCGAAAACTAACACTAATTGTCGTCTAATAATTCAAAACACAAATTAGCATTTTACTGCCAAGTATAAATGTAAATCCAATGATGCTGAATAGAAATTGACTGATTGGTTAATTCTTTACGTGCATAAACCCTTTGTCTCTGATCAGAGGAAGTCTTACCTAATAAAGCTGTGAGTTTTGGTAACAGCCCAACTTCCACCATCTTGGCTCTGAGACCAGAGTCAAAGGAGAGGTTGAGCAGCAGCCGCAGAGTCAGGTTCAGTAAGTCCTCGTGTTCACAGGGAACCAGACGAGCCAATCGCTCCACAGTATCCACTTCAGCCTGCAGACCACACACAGGAGGAGTTTCACTTAACTCACATTCATAAATAAAAGACTTGTTTGGTCAACTTTCTCTCACAAACCATGTCATTCTTGTTTTCCAGGAAGATGGACAGCTTCTTCAGGAAGGAAACCACGAGCACCAGCAGCTCCTCGTCGTCTCGCTCCAGCACTTTGACCAGAAGTCCCacaatgtttttattcctcATCTTCAGCTCAGTCCTTGTGTCCTCAGCCAGGTTGAGCAGGAGGTAAAGAGACACTGGGACACACATATgaagaaatatatttttgtaaatgaCAGAATTACAGAATACGTGGAGTTCGATTAAAGCTGTAAAGCTGTGCGTCaactaaaaaggaagagacaataGTACCTCTGAGCAGCTGCTCCTGCTTAGCAAGCAGGCCTTGATACTTCTTCAGAGCTTTGTCCTGGTCTCTTCTCAGCGTGCCGTTTTCTGGAGCAGACTCACGTAAAACTAGAGTTAaggaatgtattttttttatctttacacagaatattttcattcatacaacagttagttccgACCAAGTAAATTGGTTAGACAAGAGAcattcaatttttttctcattttaatgcatttttgctacattacattactgccacttctccatcacatttcaataacttttctgcacgttcaagacattttcagcacttaaaaaccctttccaccacttttccacctcatgtcacatatgttgactcattatggtcacttttaacttcttttcatcatatttcatgcttatttttttaccaatttaaccccaatcatcatttgtcatgtccattatttgccagttaaaactaattgttcctattttttcctgacatttttaagccaatattgacactttgatcatttttaaccactttttctgcctgtttttgcccactctaatttgccacttttaaccaatttctgtggtttttaaaatcccatttcaccaccttttccaccatttttggtcactttgaaccaattttgtTTCTAATTagaacaaggatttacatctttaagatgactgtatactatggcacaaatagtaaacttcctggataacagtggatattattcagatgaataaataaatgtggttatcaccgattcatagaacaatggaccttCATTTTGCTGCCTTTgcggatgggccccaaaaatctctcccctttattctcccTTATAGATAGCTGTTGTTAGTCTGTATCAGCACTTATGGAATATCTCTTGTCCAACCAAATTCATTGGTCAGAACTACTGTAAGTGTTGTATAATGCTCCTcctgtcaaataaaaaaagtgacaaGCAGAACATTAAAGGATATAAGCCTTGCTCTTCTTGCGTAGCTCCTCACACCAAACGTCATGTCTCTTCAGCTCATGTTCCACCACGCTCATGCACAGGGCGCCTATTTTGTAGCTACTCACCACGCCGTGAAACTGAGAGAAGCTGGAGGAGACGCAAGAAATGAAGCACATTAGAGAGGAATGCTACGTaacgtgtgcgcgcgtgtgtgtgtgtgtaaatgtgtgatacctggagaagcagaagaagacGTAGATGATGATGGTGGCCAGCTCTACGCTCTGCTTCCAGTCCTCCCTCAGGACTCTGGCAAGAGCACCAAGTGTGGCTTCTACACAAAACAGACACAGCGCTTTATTATTCAAATGGTAAAATCATAAATACAACGTACAattgattgaaaaaatatccaaaaactTGAGTAGAcaacttgtatataaactgctTCCCATTTATTCGAATCGCAACACAAATTACACGGAAAGAGAAACAACTTAAGGATTCTGTTTCTGATTCtgtagggcgaccgtggctcaggtggtagtgggtcgtcttctgatagagaggttgggggttcgatcccagtacctgactatgtgtcgaagtgtccttgggcaagacactgaaccctaagttgctcccagtggtcgactagcgccttgcatggcagtcctgtcccattggtgtatgaatgtgtgagtgaatgggtgaatgagctgatatgtaaagtgctttgagactgcttcagtgtggtgataaagcgctatataaaatcaagtccattgaccattttaccatttgttTATGTCCAACACAGGAAGTGATTACCtgataacttaaaaaaaataaactcagtAAAGTAAGTGTTTTTCTGTGAGatcaatacaacaataaaacagcTGCATTTTCTTTACCCTTGAAATGTGAAAAGTCTAAAGTCTAATTTCGCACCGCGGGATAAaatcaaaattactgaaaaaatgAATAGTGTAAAAATAACAGGTAATTCAGTTGAAGCtatctcagcccttccaaatacacaaattcaatgaaagtcCACAATATTTTCCAGGGCTTACAGTTTTCctatgcttttatcacatgatgaaagtcatttttaatcgccAATTTTCCAAAACCctgcaattttatttaaattattctacaaatttttttccaaactgaATAACAATTGGTCATAAACTCAAGGAAATTTAgagattggatattgtctgtaacttccattactttacatatattcatagggcagaataatgttgaaattactcattttcacCGCTGAATTTTGTGGCCCACCTAAGATCAAAGTGGTCCGTGTTTGGCCCTTAAACTACaatatgtttgacacccctgctttacgTGAATGGGACCTGATTTGTTGCTAAAATCTAGTGTTGCCATTCATTCAGTGCAGTTATTTTCCAGCACATTGATGAGTGAATCACATCACAGCCACTTAGTCTCACAAGATCTACTAATAACATTCAGGCTGCATTAAACTGACCATGTGAGGAAAATAATAGGATTAATATCCAATCTAATAATGATCCAAACACGTACCGTTGTGCAACAGCTCTTCTAGGTTGTCTGGGTTTCGAGCCAGCTGCAGAATGAGAGCCGCGCCTCTGATCTTCTCTGGGATGCCTTCATACAGCAGCTCAATGTAATCATCCACTTGGGTTATAATGGCTTCTTCGtttagctacacacacacacaagaaaaaataaattaaactaaaaataaattctaGTAGCTCTTGCTGCCAGTAGATCAACCAGAAAACTGAGCAGTGACAAAATAATGGACTATTGTGTGTGAACTCTTACCTCCATCCCGTCAAAAGGTGTCAGCTCTCTGGGCTTCgctgttcttttttctttcttttccactggattgaaaaacacaatcatAGAATTAGTtcaggtttttaaaatcctttcaTATTGCgtgttattttttaatagaGAAATAAATTACGTAATTTTAAACAATCTATtgagtaaaaaagaaaacagtcatcaacatcccccgccagattggttctcattataactcacaaccttttcctaaatattctaaatctaagaacttagatgtacacataggaaaatattatcacatcagaatataaaattattaactatcttaaatggtttctttgaaaagctgtcccctttgaagatacctcaaacagagtaaaaaaaaacgaaacaagggcaataattCCGGAAAAAGTAattgcacacttctcattttcgaactcaatcaaggtattgatagccagaagccacacaccgaattcggttatcttatcttaaacagtttctgagaaaagctgtcccctttgactCAGACGGACGGACGcatggagctcaaacctacaTCCCCgttccactttgtggcggggataATAAAACccgtaaagcagtgtttttcagacTTGGGGCCTCATTATAACtctcaaccttttcctaaatgtcctcaATCTTTAacttagatatatatatatatatatataagaaaatattatcacatcagaatataaaattactatcttaaatggtttctaagaaaagctgtaccctttgaagatacctcgaacagagtaaaaaaacggaacaagggcaataactcctgaaaaaaaataattgcacacttctcattttcaaactcccttaaggtattgataccctaaagccacacaccaaatttggttatcctatctatATTAAAACCCGTAAAAGCAATGCTTTTCagccttggggtcatgaccccatgtggggtctccTGGACATAAAATGGGGTCGCTTGAAATGTCTAGGAATGATGAAATTGAAAAATTACTGATCAAGATATAATTTTTTTGAGTTTtagaatgtattcatttttattattttacacagttaaaaaaaaaaaacaatacataatagaaacacagaaatatatatacagtgcaggaagaggcagaaagctcagagttaaataatgattatatttttttcaaatacagtaCAAGTGTATTCTATAGTTTCAGTTTCACAAATATAGATttagataataaaaataaaaaaaatgcatatgttaagatttcatttattcatacaaCCTTTTTTCAGGAATATTACTtggatctcctgacatgtctgGACTGTCAATTGCCAGTCTTCTttagaggcatctgctgatacgctttgatgtgtccttgccttccgcgtaataatttgGAAGTCAAGGATacttgaaaacaaaatgaacttgctagaattattatgaaaataaaatgcagtatataaatagccactttgtgcactaatcctggctactctgtagtTGTAACACAGTACAACAAATATGATcataaaactaattttagactAAGAAAGTCTCTgcggtcgccagaaatttgtgatataaaaatgaggTCACGACAAGGAAAACATTGGGAAGCACTGTCGT
This window contains:
- the LOC114479168 gene encoding kinesin-associated protein 3-like produces the protein MQDDPRYIKRKVTAGSLDVHPTEKALVVHYEVEASILGEGGGHVLGERKEGQKIIRVKSLSPSTDVAALAKKVVEECKLIPSSRLPQVEHLLYYLQNRKSSPVEDKLEKKEKRTAKPRELTPFDGMELNEEAIITQVDDYIELLYEGIPEKIRGAALILQLARNPDNLEELLHNEATLGALARVLREDWKQSVELATIIIYVFFCFSSFSQFHGVVSSYKIGALCMSVVEHELKRHDVWCEELRKKSKACESAPENGTLRRDQDKALKKYQGLLAKQEQLLRVSLYLLLNLAEDTRTELKMRNKNIVGLLVKVLERDDEELLVLVVSFLKKLSIFLENKNDMAEVDTVERLARLVPCEHEDLLNLTLRLLLNLSFDSGLRAKMVEVGLLPKLTALLGDENNRQVALRILYHISIDDRFKGMFVYTDCIPQLMQSLYEHSEQETEAELISILINLAANKKNAQLMCEGNGLKMLMKRALKMKDCLLMKMIRNISQHDGATKPLYIDYVGDLAAEIRAEEEEEWVLECLGTLANLTIPDLDWELVLKEYNLVPYLKDRLKPGSAEDDLILEVVIMIGTVSIDDACAAMLAKSGIIPALIELLNAQQEDDEFVCQIVYVFYQMVFHQATRDVIIKDTQAPAYLIDLMHDKNTEIRKVCDNTLDIIAEYDEEWGRKIQSEKFRFHNNQWLEMVESRQADESEPYLYENDNDTADLFYSADGITPAEGSVSPDFFNDLQQQNGDFYHTGDANDVFDQTSSSPGRPVTAYGFRPDEQPFYQYS